GAAAGGTGATAATCACAACTGAAGGTAAAGTAATGTTATTATGTTTCCTGCCGTGGGAAAAATTGTTGTTCTTAGATTAGTTGTTAATCGAGATTCGTCTTTTGAAAGTAAGTTGTTTGTTCAATGCCAACACTTAGCCTATCATTACTATCCTGAGCAAGAGCACCATAAAAGTTAGCCACTTTGTCACTCGTTGTGTTTTATGTATTATTGTTAAATTACCCTATATGAATAGCTATCTTTCTTCGATGTTTCGAATTGTTTTTTCCCCGAAATTTCGAAAACACATCTCTCGGcaactttattttaatatttaaaatttctatAACATATCATAACAAAATAAAAGCTGAACCAAAAATTACAGCAACATAATTACAAtttatataaacattttttatatgaaattacACTTCAAATTAAAACTTAACATGAATGCACACATCAAGTGCGAAAATTTGCTATTTATCATTGGTTGTGATTGCAATTtggtaagaaaagttgaaatattTTGTGATCTGCTGCGCTGGAGTTCACCTCCCATCAACttgcaattttattttcttaatcaGTTGTTGAAAAGCTTATATTTTGATTAAGATGTGGTTGTAATTCTTTTTTAGTTTTTCGTTTTCCAACTATCTTTCAATTTGATAACAAATGATGGATTACAGGGGAAGTAAAGAATCAGTTTCTGAGTTATAAAATCTGTTGAAATGAGCAAAGAGACAAAAGAAAAGGTTGCAAATGCCTTTCGTGCTATGAAAAGTATTGGGATCTCAGAGGATAAGGTAAAGCCGGTATTGAAAAGTTTGCTAAAGTTGTTTGATAAAAATTGGACGCTTATTGAAGAGGAAAATTATCGAGCCCTTGCTGATGCTATTTTTGAGAGAGATGAAGTAGAGGTAAATGCTTCAGACAGAATACTGTGTATTCCCCTTAATTTCTATCACTTCTTGAGACACCTAATGCAATAGTACATTTTATGTTTCTTTATTTCGTATCCTTACGTGGCTGAGTACCGCAAATAGTGGACATCGCTATGTAAAAGAACTAGAAACAAGGATTGTCGCACAAGGTCCAATACAACTCTGAAAAtcctttttttctttcatttttcttctctcttctctctttttttttctttttgtattcGTATTATTCTTGTTTAGTTAAAATCTTACTGCTGTTGATCTTTCTATTTTTGATCGAACTGCGGTGACATTGGTTTTTCTGATCTCTCAGGCTGCAGAGTGCTCTAGGAAGATCTTGAATAGCGAAGTATGTGATTGATTCGATAATTAGTCTGCTTATCAGTCCTCAGAGCTAGCTTTTCGATTTTAGTTAATGTAATTGTGATTTTGTGTTTTATATATACAGAAAAAAAGGTTTGTTAGTGCTGATGATTTGATAATTTGATCTGTGCCATTTGTCAGGCCGCAGAGCATCCGAAGAAGATTGTGAATGGTGAAGTGAGTaacttaatctttaattattttcatgcaaTATAAATCAACTCTGATTGGTGGTTGTATTTTTATAACTAATATCTTTATTCATTCTTATTTTACTCAATATGTTGTTATGCTGGTGTACTTCTCGAACAGAAAGAGGATTGCTTGGAGGAAGAAACTCAGGCTTCTGAAGAGCCTGAACGGCCTTTAAAAAGACTGCGACATAGAAATCGAGATGGTCAAACTTCCTCCTCAAGTACTTCTAATATTAATGTACCCAAAACTCCACTTGTCAAGCCAAAAGAAGAACCAGATGAACTACATAAAGACCATTTTCCAAAGGCAAATGGTTCACACGGTACAGTGGATCCAGTTGACACATGTCAATCACTTGGTTCCAATAAACAAGAGCAACATACTTCTGCCAAATCCTTGACTGTCAACGAGAAATATGATCCCTGTCAGCTCGGTGACATAGGCAGAATTCAGCAAAATACCTCGTTGGGAACAGAAAGGAGATCACCTTCTCATCCAATGAGGCTGAGAGACAGAGGAAAGGGATCTGTCTCTTTGCAATCTGGGGGGAAGATTGCAGTTTCTGGAAGTTCATCTGATGCTGGATGCCTAAAAGACCAAATTAATAATTGTGGCATTGTTTTATCATCCTTGCCTAAACAAAAGAGCAATGCCAATCATGCTCTGATTAAGCCTAAAGATGAGCCAATCGCTGATGACACTCCATGTCCAGGGTTTCCTGTGGCCAAGGTCCATCCAGGTATACCTTTCCTCTTCTGGTTGTTCACAGTCTGTGCATCCaaaattttctatcttttgttgattgaaattgaattgtCGTTAATATTCTCGATTTGACAAACCAACACTTATCTGTGTGTAAGTAACATTTTGTCCATTTAGCAGGTCTCCCTTAGACAGCGAACTGAAAACTCGTTTCTTTTGATTCCCAGATTTTTGTGGGTGTTTCTTGTTTATATCTTAGGTCTTGACTCACTTGCTGTTGCCATTAGTGTATATTAATTGCTTGTACTCGATGAAATGGAGTTAGTACGTAGTTTTTTTTTGGGTGTATCTGACCATTTGctttatacattttatttttcggTTTCACCTGTTGAATTTTGAGGAATATgcttcttggttggcttttggtTTATGCCAATCAGATTCCATATTGGATTTACATGATAGCATTATATTTGTAAAAATCTTGTCAATCAAGCATACACACGACCCTTTCAGGATCCATTTAATGTTCTCTCCTGCACAGCTATTTTATTACTTAATCATTACATGATTTTGTATTCTACTAGTCATTCTTACGatcatggttcaaaattcacaGATACATTGAATGAAGGAGGTGCTTTGAGTATGAATGGCACCATTGCAGATGACCACCCTGAACATTCAGTATCCCATACTGCTCAAAGAATAGACGCCGCTGATGGGAATGTTGCTGCTAATGAACTGAGAAACAATGGAGCACTGGCAACGATCCCAGGTGAGTGCCCTTCATAACTGATGATTTGCTTCCTTGTTTTTTGGAAAAGTGAAATATTCTCAAGTCTGTCTCTCAAATCTGTGATTTGGCTTGCGGAAAGCCTAAATGTAATTGTCTAATTGATCTTAATCTATTACAGCATTGGTGGTGGATAGATGTCTCATATCATACAAAGATCTCTAGTCAAACTTTATGAATTTTCCGAAAAAAATTGATGGTAGCTTCAGAAATTAGGATCCAAATCTACTAGAGAGTACCAGAATCATGGCTTTAACTCCTACTATTGTCTACTGTGTTAATCTTCTGCAGCAGATGGCCTAGGTGCTGGATGCTTGGGTTTTAGTTCTGTTAGTCGATCAGTTGTTCAGTTTGATTCTGGAGTGCCTCTTCCCAATACATTACCACTTCCTCCAACTTGCACTAGCATGGATGATGTAACAACCCTAAAGAAGATGGCAAGTCTTGATGACTGTGGATCAAACAGAGTGAGCTGTACTGAAGAAATGAATGATTTGAGCTTGGAGGTTGCCCATCAGCCGCTAGTGGCTCTAAACACTGTCAGCTCACTTGAGGTTTTGGATATTGCCAAGGGACTCGAAAAAGTTTTAATCACAACAGTGAATGAAGTCAATGATGAGCGTCCTCCATCATTCTTTTACATACCCCAAAATGCAGTTTTTCAAAATGCATATTTGAATTTCTCTCTAGCACGTATGGGAGATAACAACTGTTGTGGTACTTGTTCTGGGGATTGTCTGTTGTTATCCACTCCCTGTGCCTGTGCACATGAAACTGGAGGTGAATTTGCATACAATTCCGATGGCCTTGTTAAAGAGGACTTTCTTAATGAGTGTATTTCCATGAATCGTGATCCGAAGAAGCACTGCCAGTTTTTCTGTAAGGAATGCGTTCTTGAAAGATCAAAAAGTGAAGATGTCATTGAACCTTGCAAAGGGCATCTAGTGAGGAAGTTCATCAAAGAATGTTGGTGGAAATGTGGCTGCAATATACTGTGTGGAAATCGAGTGGTACAGAGAGGAATAAGTCGCAAATTACAGGTAGTGTGTTCTCTCTCATCCTAGCTCCAGTCTATTGAAAATTTTTCATGGGGTTCATTAGTTTTTTTGGTGTTTTCCATGTCATGTTTCCCTAGGTGTTTATGATATCTGAAGTTAAGGGGTGGGGTCTACGTACACTGGAGGACCTACCAAAAGGTGCATTTGTTTGTGAGTATGTTGGAGAAGTTTTAACGAATGCAGAGCTCTTTGATCGTGTTTCACGTAGTCCTGAAGGGGAGAAACATTCATACCCTGTTCTTCTTGATGCTGATTGGGGTGCAGAAGAAGTACTCAAAGATGAAGAAGCTCTTTGTTTGGATGCTACTTACTATGGAAATGTTGCAAGGTTTATCAATCACAGGTAAGTTCATTTATTAAGAAGTATGCATTTGATGACatagtttcttttttttaaaaaaccttcAATCGGTTCATctctatttaatatttttccaaGTGATTGTAGCGTCTAGATTTGGTTCAACAGTGCAGCATCTTAATATTAGTTTATAAGAAGTTGCTCGTATActacaattattattttgttattttgatgaCCATTGGATTCGATTATATCAACTTGTATTATGCAAGTTGCGTTACAAACAGTGTGTCCTTGCGTCTCTTTCCCTTCCCCTGTCCCAGTTAACAGGAAAGCTTCAGTTAGAGTTTTCATTTCAAAGATTCAGGTTCTGATATCAATGGCAGATGATCTTTAATTTCCCTCTTGTCTTTAGATGTTATGACTCGAACATGGTTGAGATACCTGTGGAAGTGGAGACTCCTGATCACCACTATTATCACGTATGTGATCACTTTTTTTCTACACCTTGTCCCACTATCTATGTTGGTTAAAGTCAAGTCTTCTAATGAAGTTGAACTGGATTTCTTCTCTCAATGTAGCTTGCATTCTTTACTACAAGAAAAGTGAAAGCAATGGAAGAACTTACTTGGGTAATTACATTTTCATTACGTGGTCTtgctttatatttaaaattttcagtttCATAGAGGCATGTCTTGGAAAtgctatttatttttcatgataatgTTATAAGTGAATGATGGCATATGCTTCTTTAACTTTTAACAACGAGGAATCTTATCTTTTGCACTAAAGGGTGCCTTAGGGTATTTTACTCAATTACACTCACGTAAAAGGCACAATTTTAATGCTCGTGGGGAAGTAGGGTTTATGGTCTACTTAATTGCCTGCTTCAGACCATAATGTTGCACATTAAAGATGTATTTGAATACGGTAGTTGCACATTCATGAAGTAAACATTAATTAGTGTATTCAGTAATTAGTTAACTAAGAAGTGTATTGCCTGTTTGCAGGATTATGGTATTGATTTTGATGACCATGACCATCCTATAAAGGCATTTCATTGTCAATGCGGCAGCAAGTTTTGCCGCAACATAAAACGCTCAAGTAGTAAGTACTACATTTCAGGGAAACttatttatttagttatatAAAGCAGATTTGCGTATGTAAAATGATTGTCCATGCATGTGTTGGATACCATGCTTGTTACCATCTTAATTTGTTTTCCTTGTGGTTTGAAAAACTTTAGTTTCGTGAAATGGCAAGATGGTACACGTTTCCTTCTGTTGTTCTTCAAGACCTATTATTGCTCACCTATCCAGGGTTAACTCGACTTGTCACACGATTGGGGGTAGATCTAGGAACTCGGGGAGAGGAAGAGTGCTATTcgcaattttagaaaaaaaaatgaagaaaagttcatttttttctaatttGAGGGGATGATCTTCTTTTTACACATGTTGGAACTGAACCTACACACGATCACGTATGCTATCTTGCAAATTATGTCCTCCGAGTTTTGTTTGTAATTGTGGGAATATCTTTTTACTTTTGTTATTGGCATTAATAATTCCTAACCACCCGTTTTGTGTCTTAGGGTCCAGATCTTCGAGAAGATGACCACATGCTATTATTGGGGTGCCATTACGAGCTTGCCCTTTGTTGCAAATCAATTAATAGCATAACCATGCGATTAGCTTTGAAGGTGTAGTAGCTGCAACTTTTGAAGTTACATCGAGCTGACTGACAATTGTTCTCTTCTTTGAGGTTGTAACTTAGATATCATGTTACATTTGAGCCATGAATGGCAGAAAGATAATCTTATTCTCTGATCCATTGGTAGTACTGTAAGAGTACCTTTTCTAAATTCGTGTGAAACCATCTCTAACTGGATCATGGCTAATACCAGTTAAGTTGGTGGAGACATCCTTTACTGTTTATTTGTTAAAAGTTTACATCTATTTTCTTAAGATTTAAGTTGGTGGAGACATCCTTTACTGTAACTTCAACGAAATTAATTATTCTTTGTTGACATGTTATTTCTCATGAACATGTTAGAGCTGGCACTCACCATGATAGTCACCGAGAAATCTGATGTATATAGTTTcggaatattttaaattgatctagtcgattaatatcaaatttatccaaaattataGACAGTATTTGTTAATAGCAGAGGAAGTGGTGTTTGTGGACTGTGGTCACCATTGCACTAGCATGTACGCGAGATAATCCAGAGACACGGCCAAACATGCGTTTTGTTGCGCAGGAATTAGCAGCTCGTACTAAGGCTTACCTCCCCGAGCCACTAGGGTCGATACAAATAGGGAAACTGACAAATTTCTCACAGTAGGGAAACATGATTTATGCTTGAGTGTACAGCATGCATGTACGAGTCAATTTCAAAGCCATCATTGCCAAACAAAAGTAAATATAGAATTTCATGATGTTTCTTACAGGGATTTGTACTCTTCCTTCAGCCACACGGGGTAAAGCACAATCGCACAGAAATTAACCAACAAGAGAACATGATAATACCATTGATATAAATTAATAGGAAtaataatttctattttatttcacgtgatttattattatttattattagggttttttttatttaaataatggaaaaataataatatttatcaaaatactaaaaaaaaaagtataaagtTTGAAATCCCGGCCCCTGGTTAAATATTATTGAAGCAAATTTCATATCATTCATTCATTTTTCAGGCTTGTGTTATAGTAAAAAGtatgtatattttatatttattacaccattatttcataaaaatatagatTGATGTCaacaaatttctaaaatttagaACATTATTATACAGATCAAGGGAATTTTTTTAAGGTGCTCCTTATATTTAGCATAATGAAGTAAGGGTGATCGAGTTAAAGAAGTAAAATTCTCGATGTTTCCATGTTTTTAATTGTTAAccagtaattaaaaaaattaaattaaatatattattttttgttgttttggaTATGAAGATTGAAGCTAGTTCATAAAATCAATTTAGATAATAAATTTAGTTACTTTATCTCCCGCGTCTTATTATATAACTACTAAATGCTAGATAATCTGAGTAAGATATATTTGAAACAAGATTTTATGtaaaacatataattaattttattttgtatatagCTGGAGCCCCTTTCAAATGGTATATTTAGTGACAATAAAGAGATCATTCAAGAAATATGTATAACATGCATGTAATaacaaatgtatttttataagaAGAATAAAAATAGAGCAACACAAACTGTCTAAAATTTCCAATGTCAGAAAACCAATTGTTTTAAAACATATTCACACGGCCAATACCAATAGTGTGCAATCATTAGTGGTTAAAAGAATTCTTACAAAGCTAACTCTCAGCGATTCTGACCTTGTCTATGAACGAACTGTAAAGAAGCCAATGCGTTTTAAGAGTCTGTGTCTGGTAGAAGGAACAAGAAAACCACTGGAATCTTACTGGGAAACTGGGGATCAGTGAGTTTATAGATCATGAGGAGCTTTTGCGCTTTCTGATAATGGAGAATCGCATCTCCTCGTAACTTTGGCTTTTGGAATCTGTTGCTCTATTAATGGTTGCGCAGTTTCTTGCTCTTCTGTGGACAAGCTAATCGAGCCACCTCCTGGTTTGCTGTTATCCGTGTCTCTGGTTGACGAACCACCCTTTAGCAAGTCTAAACTGGACTTGCACTGCTTCTCAAACATCATCTGCAGGCATCGCCCTTGTTCTTCTATTTGAAGCTGTAAATTTTTCTGAATCTGCAGAAAGAAAAATCAGTGTCAGTCTTCGAAGGGAAGACCAGAGTGTCGCCTCATGTTTACCAGAGATGGCACAATTCAATTCCTTCTAAAGTAAAACATCAATTTTTTAGGTTACCAATCAAGAATGTAAAAGATCAATTACAAGTTATTTTATCAGCTTCTTGAGTATGTTAACCCCAGTAATGACATTGATGAATAAACATATGGAATAGACGTTACTCAGTTTACCCAATGTTATTAGAATATACAGGATCTAGCTCAGAGCAAGTGAGAGATGATTTGCTTTACGGCCTTTTACAATTAGCCGTGTCCACCAACATGGTAGGCGTATTAATCATTGGCTTCATCATCGAAGGCTCGTGTTAATTCATTCAAAGTTCCATAGCATGTCATACATGCTGAGCGACAAACTGAGAGGCACTCCTATTAGCATCATTTTTGCAAAGCACAAAGTCATACCTCAAGTTGTTCATGAAGCCGTTTTTGGACCTCCATCTGCAACCTCAATGCTTCAGAAATCCCAATACCCCTTTTTCAAGAGCACAGATGCATAAAAATCAGCAAATAAACATGTGGTGTGGAAATTGGCTTTATCCAGAACTTATGAGTATATTAAGCACCCGATTTTCAAGATTTGCATGGTTCTGATAAGTACAGACATGTCCCAACAAATGGAAACATTGGGAACAATTTTGTGATGAACACAACAGGTGGGAGCAAAACAAAATATACCCCAAGAAAAGTATTTCCTATTGCAGTAACATAGATTGCAATACTCACGTTTTCAAGTCCAGGGATGACAGCTCTTCAATGGAAGTAAGTTTCTTATCCGAAGACTCTGCAAAGGAACAAAATTGGTCTCTCGTTAGATGTTGACGAATATAGTATTTTATAGCTCAGACAAAGAAGGTAGAACTTGAGGCACACCTTCTGCTGTCTCTGGTCTATATCTGGCTGTTCGGTATTTCTATAGTTCAAGAAACATTCCATATTAATCTGCGTGTGAAATGCTACCAATGCCGGTTTCAACAATATATCTCACTACAATAAATACATACCTGTAGGTGGCTTTTTACATGATAAATGGTCAAGCCTTCAACTTTCATTAGCTTTAGTACGCCCTTCGGAGTAGCTCCTGTGAATGAAAAATAGAATGGCTAAAAGAGTGGAACTGTAGAAGGCCAATTattttgtaccaatttaagAACTTCAGTAAGACGAGAATAACTACTTTCACCGCCTCCAAGTTTGTTAACAGCTTCAACAAAGATCTCGTGAAGTTCTGGAGTCCAACGCATTCTCTGTTTTGTGGGACCAGCATTTCCCGAGGAACATCGACCAGGGGTGGCGCAAGTATCTTTGGGTGTAGCTGGGATCTGTTCGGATTTATTGGTCTGCAGCATTGAGCAACTTGTGGACTGTCAAACACACTAAAGTTAAACAAGTGCCAGAAAAACTCATGCACAGAGACTGACCTCAAACTTTGGTTCTGGATCTGCAAAACTTGTACCGCCAAGAAGCCCATCCCAATCAGAAGCCAACTCATCGTTATCAATTATAATCTGATCAGCCCAATCTTtccattcatttatttttccGAGATCCTCGGATTGGTAGACAATGGGGTCTCCATTATTATCATCAAGAAAACGGGGACACCGTGAGTCACTTTGATGGTTGAAATGACTTGATGCGGTGGATTGCAGAACTCCGGGATCACCAGGATGAGGCAATACAACTGATTTCCCACCACTTGTTGATTGAGAAATGAATGGAGATTGTCTGCGATGGTTTTCTTGTCTTTGGTCAGATGAAAACTGAAGATCGGTAGAGAATCCTGAAGATGAAGAATAGATATGCCCAACAGTGGTATTGTTAGAAGAAAATGGTGAAACAACAGTTGGAGGACGTTGCATCAGGTCCTTCTCAAGAGATACATGCTGGGAGTTAGAAATTTTGGGATATGATTCTTTTTTATGATTCAGAATATTAGGAAAAGAAGTTACAGCCCCTGGAAATCCGAAGTTACTTAGTTGTTTTCCGCCTGATCTCTGAATAGATAAAGCTGGTTTTGCTTCCATCATCAACTTGTGCATAAATAACAGAAACCTCACAGTGAAATGAAGCAAACTCCGTATCTTCGGTCACCTCTTTAACTTGCACAAAGGAAAGCTTCCTCAAATCCTAGTGGTTCCATGTCTCGAAACCTGAGGCACTTGAGTGTAAATAACCTAATGATTCTCTACACATGCCATGGCATGGTACATTCATATTGTCAAGCGGAAACAAATAGCTGATAATATTTCATACTTTCATCTTCTAGCTCATGATATACCTTTTAATAGAGCTGTAAGCAAAATTTAAACCTATAACTTTGTTTCCCATACTTCAGAAGAAACGCGACTTAAAATTGTAGGCAAAATCTATTATACAGGGCAACATGGTGACAAATCTTCCCAGACCAAAAAACTGTTTTAACCGTATCCTGTGTAGATCGTTTCTATCTAAATATGGCTTCACGGTCTCTCGGTTGTGCTAAGTCTTTATGCGACATTTTCACAACTGAAAGAACTAAATCTTGACTACCGAGTACCAACAGTGCAGAAGTGATTCTCGAGTTCATGAACTTTGCTTCTCCTAGCAGTGAACTGCGATTTGTTGGAAATCTAAACACAGATCTCCAATGACCAACAAAACAACACTGGCTGACATTGGGAAGAGCATATGATAGAGGCAAGTACGGACAGGTTTGAACTTTTAAACATATTAATAACTAATAATTCTACACAGATAATTATCGCAAGTTACCTAATTCAATAGATTCCTCAGACACTATACTTGAAAGAAAACTATAATCTACTATATTGATTCTAAACAACtaacaaacaaaacaaaatcagCTGAATTAATTACACAAGATAACGAAACTAAAATAAAGGCAATCAAGAAACAGTATATTCTTAAAGGCTAAAACtgctgaaaaaaaaatgttgcacaaaaaaaaatatatctttgagACCATGTAAGAGAATTCCATTGAATATCAATTATAC
This sequence is a window from Primulina huaijiensis isolate GDHJ02 chromosome 13, ASM1229523v2, whole genome shotgun sequence. Protein-coding genes within it:
- the LOC140956387 gene encoding probable inactive histone-lysine N-methyltransferase SUVR2 isoform X1 — translated: MSKETKEKVANAFRAMKSIGISEDKVKPVLKSLLKLFDKNWTLIEEENYRALADAIFERDEVEAAECSRKILNSEAAEHPKKIVNGEKEDCLEEETQASEEPERPLKRLRHRNRDGQTSSSSTSNINVPKTPLVKPKEEPDELHKDHFPKANGSHGTVDPVDTCQSLGSNKQEQHTSAKSLTVNEKYDPCQLGDIGRIQQNTSLGTERRSPSHPMRLRDRGKGSVSLQSGGKIAVSGSSSDAGCLKDQINNCGIVLSSLPKQKSNANHALIKPKDEPIADDTPCPGFPVAKVHPDTLNEGGALSMNGTIADDHPEHSVSHTAQRIDAADGNVAANELRNNGALATIPADGLGAGCLGFSSVSRSVVQFDSGVPLPNTLPLPPTCTSMDDVTTLKKMASLDDCGSNRVSCTEEMNDLSLEVAHQPLVALNTVSSLEVLDIAKGLEKVLITTVNEVNDERPPSFFYIPQNAVFQNAYLNFSLARMGDNNCCGTCSGDCLLLSTPCACAHETGGEFAYNSDGLVKEDFLNECISMNRDPKKHCQFFCKECVLERSKSEDVIEPCKGHLVRKFIKECWWKCGCNILCGNRVVQRGISRKLQVFMISEVKGWGLRTLEDLPKGAFVCEYVGEVLTNAELFDRVSRSPEGEKHSYPVLLDADWGAEEVLKDEEALCLDATYYGNVARFINHRCYDSNMVEIPVEVETPDHHYYHLAFFTTRKVKAMEELTWDYGIDFDDHDHPIKAFHCQCGSKFCRNIKRSSRSRSSRR
- the LOC140956388 gene encoding protein PHOSPHATE STARVATION RESPONSE 1-like isoform X2, which encodes MIFVIRGAVTSFPNILNHKKESYPKISNSQHVSLEKDLMQRPPTVVSPFSSNNTTVGHIYSSSSGFSTDLQFSSDQRQENHRRQSPFISQSTSGGKSVVLPHPGDPGVLQSTASSHFNHQSDSRCPRFLDDNNGDPIVYQSEDLGKINEWKDWADQIIIDNDELASDWDGLLGGTSFADPEPKFETNKSEQIPATPKDTCATPGRCSSGNAGPTKQRMRWTPELHEIFVEAVNKLGGGERATPKGVLKLMKVEGLTIYHVKSHLQKYRTARYRPETAEESSDKKLTSIEELSSLDLKTGIGISEALRLQMEVQKRLHEQLEIQKNLQLQIEEQGRCLQMMFEKQCKSSLDLLKGGSSTRDTDNSKPGGGSISLSTEEQETAQPLIEQQIPKAKVTRRCDSPLSESAKAPHDL
- the LOC140956388 gene encoding protein PHOSPHATE STARVATION RESPONSE 1-like isoform X1, which translates into the protein MHKLMMEAKPALSIQRSGGKQLSNFGFPGAVTSFPNILNHKKESYPKISNSQHVSLEKDLMQRPPTVVSPFSSNNTTVGHIYSSSSGFSTDLQFSSDQRQENHRRQSPFISQSTSGGKSVVLPHPGDPGVLQSTASSHFNHQSDSRCPRFLDDNNGDPIVYQSEDLGKINEWKDWADQIIIDNDELASDWDGLLGGTSFADPEPKFETNKSEQIPATPKDTCATPGRCSSGNAGPTKQRMRWTPELHEIFVEAVNKLGGGERATPKGVLKLMKVEGLTIYHVKSHLQKYRTARYRPETAEESSDKKLTSIEELSSLDLKTGIGISEALRLQMEVQKRLHEQLEIQKNLQLQIEEQGRCLQMMFEKQCKSSLDLLKGGSSTRDTDNSKPGGGSISLSTEEQETAQPLIEQQIPKAKVTRRCDSPLSESAKAPHDL
- the LOC140956387 gene encoding probable inactive histone-lysine N-methyltransferase SUVR2 isoform X3 — encoded protein: MSKETKEKVANAFRAMKSIGISEDKVKPVLKSLLKLFDKNWTLIEEENYRALADAIFERDEVEAAECSRKILNSEAAEHPKKIVNGEKEDCLEEETQASEEPERPLKRLRHRNRDGQTSSSSTSNINVPKTPLVKPKEEPDELHKDHFPKANGSHGTVDPVDTCQSLGSNKQEQHTSAKSLTVNEKYDPCQLGDIGRIQQNTSLGTERRSPSHPMRLRDRGKGSVSLQSGGKIAVSGSSSDAGCLKDQINNCGIVLSSLPKQKSNANHALIKPKDEPIADDTPCPGFPVAKVHPDTLNEGGALSMNGTIADDHPEHSVSHTAQRIDAADGNVAANELRNNGALATIPGAGCLGFSSVSRSVVQFDSGVPLPNTLPLPPTCTSMDDVTTLKKMASLDDCGSNRVSCTEEMNDLSLEVAHQPLVALNTVSSLEVLDIAKGLEKVLITTVNEVNDERPPSFFYIPQNAVFQNAYLNFSLARMGDNNCCGTCSGDCLLLSTPCACAHETGGEFAYNSDGLVKEDFLNECISMNRDPKKHCQFFCKECVLERSKSEDVIEPCKGHLVRKFIKECWWKCGCNILCGNRVVQRGISRKLQVFMISEVKGWGLRTLEDLPKGAFVCEYVGEVLTNAELFDRVSRSPEGEKHSYPVLLDADWGAEEVLKDEEALCLDATYYGNVARFINHRCYDSNMVEIPVEVETPDHHYYHLAFFTTRKVKAMEELTWDYGIDFDDHDHPIKAFHCQCGSKFCRNIKRSSRSRSSRR
- the LOC140956387 gene encoding probable inactive histone-lysine N-methyltransferase SUVR2 isoform X2, with the translated sequence MSKETKEKVANAFRAMKSIGISEDKVKPVLKSLLKLFDKNWTLIEEENYRALADAIFERDEVEAAECSRKILNSEAAEHPKKIVNGEKEDCLEEETQASEEPERPLKRLRHRNRDGQTSSSSTSNINVPKTPLVKPKEEPDELHKDHFPKANGSHGTVDPVDTCQSLGSNKQEQHTSAKSLTVNEKYDPCQLGDIGRIQQNTSLGTERRSPSHPMRLRDRGKGSVSLQSGGKIAVSGSSSDAGCLKDQINNCGIVLSSLPKQKSNANHALIKPKDEPIADDTPCPGFPVAKVHPDTLNEGGALSMNGTIADDHPEHSVSHTAQRIDAADGNVAANELRNNGALATIPDGLGAGCLGFSSVSRSVVQFDSGVPLPNTLPLPPTCTSMDDVTTLKKMASLDDCGSNRVSCTEEMNDLSLEVAHQPLVALNTVSSLEVLDIAKGLEKVLITTVNEVNDERPPSFFYIPQNAVFQNAYLNFSLARMGDNNCCGTCSGDCLLLSTPCACAHETGGEFAYNSDGLVKEDFLNECISMNRDPKKHCQFFCKECVLERSKSEDVIEPCKGHLVRKFIKECWWKCGCNILCGNRVVQRGISRKLQVFMISEVKGWGLRTLEDLPKGAFVCEYVGEVLTNAELFDRVSRSPEGEKHSYPVLLDADWGAEEVLKDEEALCLDATYYGNVARFINHRCYDSNMVEIPVEVETPDHHYYHLAFFTTRKVKAMEELTWDYGIDFDDHDHPIKAFHCQCGSKFCRNIKRSSRSRSSRR